The Sulfurimonas hydrogeniphila genome includes a window with the following:
- a CDS encoding ABC-F family ATP-binding cassette domain-containing protein: MALIDLQKISKHYSAQKILTEVDFHVDAGERIVIIGKNGSGKSTLMKILNGTLIPDGGRRIIKNDLEIKMLDQRPAFEEGHTVRQAVEAGLKELNAAKERYNELSLLLSEDFGNKLLLEEHEKLSRYIEHHNAWNLDDKIERIIGHFQLKPYENKPVMLLSGGEQRRVALASLLLQKPDVLLLDEPTNHLDVYMVEFLEELILKEKFTLVFISHDRYFIDRIATKSVEVEDCILREYKGGYNDYLTQKEEYLRTLQKQHDNLLGILKRENEWFARGVRARLKRNEGRKERLMQLREEAKTNPAKIRKMSVELQREAKHFNRDKSVNKQKMLFEVEDLSLKLGDKELLHGFTTRILQKDVIAIVGPNGSGKSTLLKALLGRIEPTSGKIKRGEFKVGYFDQHREMLDDDKNLIETFCPHGGDRVNVRGSDLHVYGYLKNFLFPREFLDKKIGVLSGGEKNRVALALLFTQDVDILILDEPTNDLDIPTINILEEQLTNFPGAVIIVSHDRYFVDKIAKKLFIFKPDKTIEESHQQYSEYLEIEKELQELHTMEKEATKKEEKPRLHVTQKPKTLKLTFKEKIALEKLPAEIEELEAKIEEKNTCLSDPKCYEETGLSKLAKELADMEALYEQKVEELLTIQEKEEEINNG, encoded by the coding sequence ATGGCATTAATTGATCTACAAAAAATCAGCAAACACTATTCGGCACAAAAAATTCTCACTGAGGTTGACTTTCATGTGGATGCAGGTGAGCGTATAGTCATCATCGGAAAAAACGGCAGTGGAAAATCCACCTTGATGAAAATACTCAACGGGACACTCATACCTGATGGCGGACGCCGTATCATCAAAAATGATTTGGAAATCAAAATGCTGGATCAGCGTCCGGCATTTGAAGAAGGCCACACTGTCCGTCAGGCAGTTGAAGCAGGTCTTAAAGAGCTCAATGCCGCAAAAGAACGCTACAATGAACTCTCACTGCTTTTAAGTGAAGATTTTGGAAACAAACTGCTTTTGGAAGAGCATGAAAAGCTCTCTCGCTATATTGAACATCATAATGCCTGGAATCTGGATGATAAAATAGAGCGTATCATTGGGCATTTTCAGCTCAAACCTTATGAAAACAAGCCTGTTATGCTCTTAAGCGGAGGCGAACAGCGGCGTGTGGCACTTGCTTCACTCCTTTTGCAAAAACCGGATGTCCTGCTTCTTGATGAACCGACGAACCATCTTGATGTTTATATGGTTGAATTTTTAGAAGAGCTGATTCTCAAAGAGAAATTCACTCTTGTTTTTATCTCGCATGACCGATATTTCATTGACCGAATTGCGACAAAGAGTGTTGAAGTCGAAGACTGCATTTTGCGTGAATACAAGGGCGGATACAATGACTACCTCACACAAAAAGAGGAGTACCTCAGAACCCTGCAAAAGCAGCATGACAATCTGCTGGGCATTCTAAAAAGAGAAAACGAGTGGTTTGCCAGAGGGGTGCGTGCAAGGCTCAAACGAAACGAAGGGCGCAAAGAGCGTTTGATGCAACTGCGCGAAGAGGCAAAAACAAATCCTGCCAAAATCAGAAAAATGTCTGTAGAACTCCAAAGAGAAGCAAAACATTTTAACCGTGACAAAAGCGTCAACAAACAAAAAATGCTTTTTGAAGTCGAAGATCTGTCTCTCAAACTCGGTGACAAAGAGCTGTTACACGGCTTTACAACACGCATACTCCAAAAAGATGTCATCGCCATTGTCGGGCCCAACGGCAGTGGAAAATCAACACTGCTAAAAGCTCTGCTTGGACGCATAGAGCCGACAAGCGGCAAGATAAAACGCGGAGAATTCAAAGTAGGCTATTTTGACCAGCACAGAGAGATGCTTGATGATGACAAAAACCTCATAGAGACTTTTTGTCCCCACGGTGGCGACCGTGTCAATGTACGAGGCAGTGATTTACATGTATACGGCTACCTTAAAAACTTTCTCTTTCCGCGTGAATTTTTAGACAAAAAGATAGGTGTACTCAGTGGCGGCGAGAAAAACCGTGTTGCCCTTGCTCTGCTTTTTACACAGGATGTTGACATCCTCATTTTGGATGAGCCGACCAATGATCTGGATATTCCTACAATTAACATTCTCGAAGAGCAGTTGACAAATTTTCCCGGTGCCGTCATTATTGTATCGCATGACAGATACTTTGTCGACAAAATCGCAAAAAAACTCTTTATTTTTAAGCCGGACAAAACCATTGAAGAATCACATCAGCAATACTCCGAGTATCTGGAGATAGAAAAAGAGCTGCAAGAGCTGCACACTATGGAAAAAGAGGCGACAAAAAAAGAGGAAAAACCGCGTTTACATGTAACGCAAAAACCAAAAACCTTAAAACTGACGTTTAAAGAAAAAATAGCCCTGGAAAAACTCCCGGCCGAGATAGAAGAACTAGAAGCAAAAATAGAAGAAAAAAACACCTGTTTATCCGATCCGAAATGTTATGAGGAGACAGGTCTGAGCAAACTTGCCAAAGAGTTGGCAGATATGGAAGCGTTGTATGAGCAAAAAGTTGAAGAGCTTTTAACAATTCAGGAAAAAGAAGAAGAGATTAACAATGGATGA
- a CDS encoding CvpA family protein, whose translation MEFNYFDIIVGVVILLLGLKGILNGFFKEIFGLIGIIGGIFVASRFGDDVGLYLSNTIFKFSNESAISFTGFLVTLALFWLVMVLIGFAFKKLSAVSGLGPIDKILGFIVGSSKFFLIAAVIAYAVYNVKAIRTTLDSALKTSILFPVLVETGKYIMKIDPTDISNDINTTISQGSADMQQKIEDNISAAALQQIDTIKNQIKEK comes from the coding sequence ATGGAATTTAACTATTTTGACATTATTGTAGGAGTTGTCATTCTGCTCCTGGGTTTAAAAGGAATACTGAACGGGTTTTTTAAAGAAATTTTCGGACTCATTGGTATCATAGGCGGTATATTCGTAGCATCCAGATTTGGTGATGATGTCGGACTGTATCTGAGTAATACGATATTTAAATTTTCAAACGAATCGGCTATAAGTTTTACAGGTTTTCTGGTAACACTGGCACTTTTTTGGCTGGTAATGGTTCTTATAGGGTTTGCATTTAAAAAGTTAAGCGCAGTAAGCGGTCTTGGTCCGATAGACAAAATTTTGGGATTTATCGTAGGTTCAAGCAAGTTTTTTCTTATAGCAGCAGTTATTGCTTATGCGGTTTATAATGTCAAGGCAATAAGAACGACACTTGATTCTGCACTCAAAACAAGTATACTCTTTCCTGTTTTAGTCGAAACAGGAAAATATATTATGAAAATAGACCCTACGGATATTTCAAATGATATCAATACAACAATCTCACAGGGCAGTGCTGATATGCAACAAAAAATTGAAGACAACATCTCAGCAGCAGCCTTGCAGCAAATTGACACTATCAAAAATCAAATAAAAGAGAAATAA
- the queF gene encoding preQ(1) synthase, with translation MDEQEYKEKRAQEVSQLGAGHTEYKYEYAPELLETFENVHPEMDYWVTLNADEFTSLCPKTNQPDFGTLIINYIPDVKMVESKSLKLYLFSFINSGEFHEDVVNKIGKDLVALMQPKYLEVVGLFYPRGNISIHPTFSYAKEEDKYKEIEKYRFLNRNLNPQRVG, from the coding sequence ATGGATGAACAAGAGTATAAAGAAAAACGCGCCCAAGAGGTCAGCCAACTCGGAGCCGGACATACAGAGTACAAATATGAATATGCACCCGAACTTTTAGAAACTTTTGAAAATGTTCATCCTGAAATGGACTACTGGGTGACACTCAATGCAGACGAATTCACATCACTTTGCCCTAAAACAAATCAGCCGGATTTTGGAACACTCATTATCAACTATATTCCTGATGTAAAAATGGTGGAAAGCAAATCACTCAAACTCTATCTTTTTAGTTTTATCAACAGTGGTGAGTTTCATGAAGACGTCGTCAATAAAATAGGCAAAGATTTGGTCGCCTTGATGCAGCCGAAGTATCTTGAAGTTGTAGGTCTGTTTTACCCACGAGGCAATATCAGCATCCATCCGACTTTCAGTTATGCAAAAGAGGAAGACAAATACAAAGAGATAGAAAAATACAGATTTTTAAACAGAAATCTCAATCCGCAAAGAGTAGGATAA
- a CDS encoding Fur family transcriptional regulator, which translates to MIHVTTNFNNKTMEYEELLNDFKKLLKKNNLKFTIQREVILETLYNSDEHLTPEDLHHLLQNKYPELKTGIATVYRTLSLLEDSQVVTSLSFGAQGKKYELGVKIHHDHLICTECGKITEFLDDEIEKRQHIITKKFGFKMTDHSMQIYGVCKECQEKENN; encoded by the coding sequence ATGATACATGTAACGACAAACTTCAACAATAAAACCATGGAATATGAAGAACTGCTGAATGATTTCAAAAAATTATTAAAAAAGAATAATCTCAAATTTACGATTCAGCGTGAAGTGATATTGGAAACTCTGTACAATTCGGATGAACATCTGACTCCTGAAGATTTACATCATCTCCTGCAAAACAAATACCCGGAACTAAAAACAGGTATAGCAACTGTTTACAGAACACTTTCGCTTCTTGAAGACTCCCAGGTTGTTACCTCACTTTCATTTGGAGCACAGGGAAAAAAATACGAACTTGGTGTAAAAATACATCACGACCACCTCATCTGTACAGAATGTGGAAAAATCACAGAATTTTTGGATGATGAGATAGAAAAGCGCCAACATATAATCACAAAAAAATTCGGTTTTAAAATGACTGACCACTCTATGCAGATATATGGCGTTTGTAAAGAGTGCCAAGAAAAAGAAAACAACTAA
- a CDS encoding class II 3-deoxy-7-phosphoheptulonate synthase: MSTWSPSSWREKPILQQPTYPDKAKLEAVLKELKSYPPLVFAGEARSLKEQLANVSQGKAFLLQGGDCAESFSEFHADNIRDTFKALMQMAVVMTYAGGLPVVKVGRLGGQFAKPRSSDTETKGDITLDSYRGDIINGIDFDEKSRTPDPERMIRAYNQATATQNLLRAFASGGLADLHQVSKWNLDFAHKSEVGEKYEALAEDIEKSLKFMEACGVTSKTYRTLRETDFFTSHEALLLPYEEAFTRQDSLTGDWYNTAAHMVWIGDRTRQLDGAHVEYMKGIKNPIGIKAGPTMNPDDLVRLAQAVNPENEAGRLNIIVRMGANKVGEHMPALIRAVEREGLNVVWSCDPMHGNTIKSSNNYKTRPVDAILTEMKQFFQVHKAEGTFAGGVHLEMTGKNVTECIGGSFTVTEEDLSSRYHTHCDPRLNADQSLELAFLIADSLQDANK; the protein is encoded by the coding sequence ATGAGCACTTGGAGCCCGTCTAGCTGGAGAGAAAAACCGATATTACAACAACCGACATATCCTGATAAAGCAAAACTTGAAGCTGTTTTAAAAGAGTTGAAAAGCTACCCGCCATTGGTATTTGCAGGAGAAGCACGTTCATTGAAAGAACAGTTGGCCAATGTGTCACAGGGAAAGGCTTTTTTACTGCAAGGCGGTGACTGTGCCGAGAGTTTCAGTGAATTTCATGCAGATAATATTCGCGATACTTTTAAAGCCTTGATGCAAATGGCGGTTGTTATGACCTATGCCGGCGGACTTCCTGTTGTAAAAGTAGGACGTCTCGGCGGTCAGTTTGCAAAACCGCGTTCCTCAGATACGGAAACAAAAGGGGATATTACTCTTGACTCTTACCGTGGGGATATTATTAACGGTATAGACTTTGACGAAAAGTCACGTACACCGGATCCGGAACGTATGATAAGAGCCTATAACCAGGCAACGGCTACACAAAATCTGCTCCGTGCTTTTGCATCAGGCGGATTGGCTGACTTGCACCAGGTCAGTAAGTGGAACCTGGATTTTGCCCATAAAAGTGAAGTGGGTGAGAAATACGAAGCATTGGCAGAGGATATAGAAAAATCATTAAAGTTTATGGAAGCCTGTGGTGTTACTTCTAAAACATACAGAACATTGCGTGAAACAGATTTTTTTACTTCCCATGAAGCACTGCTTTTACCGTATGAAGAGGCTTTTACAAGACAGGATTCTCTTACCGGTGACTGGTATAATACTGCAGCACACATGGTATGGATAGGGGATAGAACACGCCAGCTTGACGGTGCGCATGTTGAGTATATGAAAGGCATTAAAAACCCTATAGGCATTAAAGCGGGACCTACTATGAACCCGGATGATCTGGTACGGTTGGCTCAGGCGGTAAATCCTGAAAATGAAGCAGGGCGTCTCAATATCATTGTGAGAATGGGTGCGAACAAAGTCGGCGAGCATATGCCTGCATTGATTCGTGCTGTTGAGAGAGAGGGACTCAACGTTGTCTGGTCATGTGACCCAATGCACGGAAATACTATAAAATCATCCAACAACTATAAAACACGTCCTGTTGATGCTATATTAACCGAGATGAAGCAGTTCTTTCAGGTACATAAGGCTGAGGGTACATTTGCCGGCGGAGTTCATTTGGAGATGACAGGAAAAAATGTTACGGAGTGTATCGGCGGTTCATTTACTGTAACAGAAGAGGATTTAAGTTCTCGTTATCATACACACTGTGACCCGCGTCTCAATGCTGATCAGTCATTAGAGTTGGCATTTTTAATCGCTGATTCTTTACAGGATGCGAATAAATAA
- a CDS encoding GGDEF domain-containing protein — MTKSDLKSLVTQMYHELLENIDTQQEPNKEQVITYLQDAVMTIQNINDGDIDSVEHAKLAFTNTYKEIANKTLLSYQHTNNKFAKLTQIHEETIHSYENQLIDMPSIKEKFDEIQNHMAKEVQRANQVISELSTQVKKLEESSNLDSLTKIFNRRALDTYLQKLCAKKELEYELHILLLDIDDFKHINDKYGHIAGDKILIFVARLLRKTLRDGDKVFRYGGEEFLIILNRIDAQTCQKIARRILTLISSNQLFYQGKSLKVTMSLGATMYYPGDTAETLIERADKALYKSKQNGKNQMHMEVKNGI; from the coding sequence ATGACAAAAAGTGACTTAAAATCATTAGTAACTCAAATGTATCATGAGCTGCTTGAAAATATTGACACACAACAAGAGCCTAACAAGGAACAGGTTATCACCTATTTGCAGGATGCTGTGATGACTATTCAAAATATAAATGACGGGGATATAGACTCAGTAGAACATGCAAAGCTGGCATTCACCAACACTTATAAAGAAATTGCAAATAAAACACTTTTATCATATCAACATACAAACAACAAATTTGCCAAACTGACTCAAATTCATGAAGAGACTATTCACAGCTATGAAAATCAGCTCATAGATATGCCTTCAATAAAAGAAAAGTTTGATGAGATTCAAAATCACATGGCAAAAGAGGTACAACGCGCAAATCAGGTTATATCAGAGTTAAGCACACAGGTAAAAAAACTTGAAGAGAGCTCAAACCTGGATTCTTTGACAAAAATATTCAACAGACGGGCACTTGATACATACCTTCAAAAACTCTGTGCAAAAAAAGAATTAGAGTATGAACTGCACATACTTCTTCTGGATATAGATGATTTCAAACATATCAATGATAAATACGGACATATTGCAGGTGATAAAATACTGATTTTTGTTGCCAGACTTTTAAGAAAAACATTGCGTGACGGTGATAAAGTTTTTCGTTACGGTGGCGAAGAGTTCTTGATTATACTCAACAGAATAGATGCACAAACCTGCCAAAAAATTGCAAGAAGAATTTTAACGCTTATCAGTTCAAATCAACTCTTTTATCAGGGAAAATCTTTGAAAGTAACCATGAGTCTGGGTGCGACAATGTACTATCCTGGCGATACGGCGGAAACACTTATAGAAAGAGCTGACAAGGCACTGTACAAATCCAAGCAAAACGGAAAAAATCAAATGCATATGGAAGTGAAAAATGGAATTTAA